The following proteins are co-located in the Hevea brasiliensis isolate MT/VB/25A 57/8 chromosome 11, ASM3005281v1, whole genome shotgun sequence genome:
- the LOC110644669 gene encoding uncharacterized protein LOC110644669, whose protein sequence is MCSSKSRLYRGSNIIAKINGRPVLQPKSNQVPSLERRNSLKQNSPKSPTLQPMPTPNPSLSPPISPKLKSPRPPALKRGGGSDPNGLNSSVEKVLTSRNTTKVSSTVKKSKKSITGGATAAPPVQTSVVNYSSFMLFEAPGSIAAARREQVAIMQEQRKLRIAHYGRVNSAKQEGKVEPVDYPATNTSTIVREERRCSFITPSSDPIYVAYHDEEWGVPVHDDKLLFELLVLTGAQVGSDWTSVLKKRQALREAFSGFDAEVVAKFREKKIISVSAEYGINISQVRGVLDNSDRILQIKKEFGSFDKYLWRFVNHKAITTQYKSCNKIPVKTSRSETISKDMVKRGFRFVGPTVIHSFMQAAGLSNDHLITCPRYLQIQSLELASHHHHHHSPTS, encoded by the exons ATGTGCTCCTCTAAATCACGGCTGTACCGAGGTTCCAACATTATTGCTAAAATTAATGGCCGCCCTGTTCTTCAGCCAAAATCTAACCAAGTTCCTAGCTTGGAAAGACGTAATTCACTTAAACAGAATTCCCCAAAATCTCCTACTCTGCAGCCAATGCCAACTCCAAATCCTTCTTTGTCTCCTCCCATATCTCCCAAGCTAAAATCACCTAGACCACCTGCACTAAAAAGAGGAGGAGGGAGTGACCCTAATGGCTTGAATTCCAGTGTTGAGAAGGTTTTGACATCAAGAAACACGACCAAAGTGTCAAGTACTGTAAAGAAATCaaagaaatccattactggtGGAGCTACTGCAGCACCTCCTGTTCAAACCTCTGTCGTCAACTATTCTTCCTTTATGCTTTTTGAGGCCCCTGGAAGCATAGCAGCTGCAAGGAGAGAGCAGGTTGCTATTATGCAAGAACAAAGGAAATTACGAATCGCTCATTATGGAAGAGTGAATTCTGCTAAGCAAGAAGGGAAGGTTGAACCTGTTGATTATCCAGCTACTAATACTTCTACTATTGTTCGAGAAGAAAGGAGATGTAGCTTTATTACTCCAAGTTCAG ATCCTATCTATGTAGCATACCATGATGAAGAATGGGGAGTTCCTGTTCATGATGATAA GCTGTTGTTTGAATTGCTAGTGCTTACAGGAGCACAAGTAGGATCAGATTGGACTTCAGTCTTGAAGAAACGGCAAGCACTCAG GGAGGCCTTTTCTGGGTTTGATGCAGAAGTTGTTGCCAAATTCAGGGAAAAGAAAATAATCTCTGTCAGTGCCGAGTATGGCATAAACATAAGCCAAGTTCGAGGGGTTTTGGATAACTCTGATAGAATTCTCCAG ATTAAGAAAGAATTCGGATCATTTGACAAGTACTTGTGGAGATTTGTGAATCACAAGGCAATCACAACCCAATACAAGTCATGCAACAAGATCCCTGTGAAGACATCAAGATCAGAAACTATAAGCAAAGACATGGTAAAGAGAGGATTTAGATTTGTTGGTCCAACTGTAATCCATTCATTCATGCAAGCTGCTGGCCTCAGTAATGACCACTTGATCACTTGTCCAagataccttcaaattcaatccctTGAATTGGCATCTCATCACCACCACCATCACAGTCCAACTTCATAG